A region of the Brevinema andersonii genome:
ATTCAATTTTATCGTTACCCAGTTTTATTTTTTTATTATATATGATTTTTCTCTTAAAGAAGAAAAAAATCTTTTGTAGTATATTCTGTTTATCGTCATTATAGGCATAATATTCGATATAAAATTTAGCTTTTATATTAGAAGCTAATTGTTGGTTGACAGTATTTAAAGCAAGCATATAGAAAGTATTGGTCTGCAAAACAGGGAGATTATAATATTGTGGTTTCAAGCCAAGTTGTAATGGTAATAAAATAGGTATATCATTGGTTGTATTAGTGATTGCTGGCATATTTGTCGGATGAGCTATTACAGTTATTGTTAAATATCCGTTATTTGAACGAAATTGCTTCAATTTTTTTGAAAAAACAATGTTATTTCTAGAGTTTTTTTTCTGCTTGATTAATATTTCTGTCTTTGATGGAAAATCATATTCGTTAAATGTATAATCAGGGTAAATTGAACTGAAATAAGGAGCAGTATTCATAGATGCTTCATAAGAAATAGGCATATCAATAGGAGAATTAAGAAAATCAGAAGTCGTAATAGAAAAATTTAATAAATCACCGTAATAATAGATATTTGTATTCAATTGTATCGAAAGGTCAATAGGAGTAGGTTCAGCAGTATCAACTTTAAAATAAGTTTCAGAATAAAATGGTGGCTGTTTGGCTCTACTTTTTGCGATTACTCTATAATTTCCTATTGGTGCTGTGTTTTCTAGGGGATAAGAAACATTAAATGAGCCAAATTCTGTCCATTTTTTTGTAATATTTGTTAATTCTTTGTCTTCAGGGTCTAATATGGTGATAGTGATGTTGCTTTTAAAGAAAGAGCTTTTTGTAGAAAGAATACCATTATCATAATCTCTGGCTATTGCATGAATATTGACACTTTCTCCAGCGTTATAAGAAGATTTATCTGTAAATATCATATTTTTTATGGTTAGAGGATAAGCAATATCTCCATCAAAAACCTGAGCACTGTAATAATAGGGTTGAGTAAACGAATCTTTGAACGTTGATCCATATCCTGCAAAAGTAATATCATTGTTTAAAATCCCGATAAATAAAGGTTCTTCCAACAATGCTAATGAAAGATTGGGCTTAGGAACCCGTAATAATCCATCAGAACCAGTTCTTCCTAGATCTTGATAAGATCCACGTTCCTTATCATAAATCATAATCGTCATATCTGCAAGCGGTGCTTGAGTTTCAATATCACGGGCGTAAAATACTAAATTATTAAATGATGTGTAAGCTGTCAATAAAGAACTGGATAAAATCACTTTTAGCACAGGAGGCGATTCTTTAAGTTCTGCATTATGAAATGAAATTTGAATTAATCCTGATTGATTGTTGGTGATCGTGTTAAGGTCAAAATTAAATTTTTGCATCTTATCTGGAACAGTATCAAGTATAATATTTGTAGTTTGTATGGGGACTGCAACTTCATTGTTTTGTAATGTCCGTGCAATATAATAATCAGAACGTATTACTTGAAATTTTACTGTAAGATTACTGATATTTATGGTTTCAATAGGAATAATAGGATTTTTTTTGTTGAGTAGAATAATACCTAAAGGATATTTGATACCTGGATCTGCATGTTTAATAAATAAATTGGTAGTAAAAATATCAGTAAGTTTTTGATTATAAATATCTTTGATATTTTTGGGAATAAATGTAATCGTATAAGATGTATTGGCTTGAAAGGAGCCTGTTATAAGAATATTGCTGTTAGAGATTGTATAGTCAACCTCTGGAACCAAAGGCACTATTTGTAATAACGAATTTTTGTTTTGTGTTTCTTTCAAAGGATTAGAACTTTGTAACCAAATCTCTTTTTCTATCGTAAAATCTTGATAAATTTCAAAAGGATCGCTAGAAATTCCTTTCCATGTTGGCAATGAATATGTTGAGAATTCATCTTGAAAACTAACTAATCCATTATTAGAATGAATAATTGTATATCTTGTATTTGGTTTCAGATGTTTTATAGTAACAACAATTTTTTGAAAATCTGTGGAGATCGAATTATTTCCAGGGATAAAATTTGTTGTTTCTTGATAATGAAGTCTATATGGTATTTTTTGGGAATTATCCAAGATAACTAGTGATTTTTTAAGTTTTTTTAAATCAATAGGCATATTAATGCTTAAAGTTAAGGGGCTTTTAAGATCTTTTTTTATTCTTTGAGCATATAAAATTTGAAATTGTTTAGCAGGCAATGTATATGGAAGCTCATTAACAGAGTGTCCATTTATTTTTAAATTTATGCTTTTGTCATGTATAGAGGCTGCGATGTTTGAGCTTATGATTTTAACTGATTTATTAGGAGGTATAGGAGTATGTAATGTATAGATAAAACTTTTGTTGTTAATTGTTCGAATACTTCCTGATAGAGGAGGTTCAAAGTCTAATCCTAATTTTGTTTGCCAAGTTTCAATAGCTTGTTCGTAAGATGATGGGTTTATAATATCCTGATCAAATTGAAAAGTAATCTCTCTAGTGCCATAGTTTAGTAGAATTTTATCCCAATCTTCTTTTTGTGTGAAATGTTTATATCCAACATATATTGTTAATAGAGAAATATTTAAACTAAAAAATAGTATAATATATTTATAATAGAGATAAAAAAAAGAAAATATTTTTTTTTTCATATTATTTTGGTTAGATAGGGGTGATTAAGAAATCTCCCTAAGGGAGATTTCTTAATCAGTATAGATAACACCAACAGCTATTGCTCCAAATCCAACATTAGGGGCCATAATAGGAGATGCTATGTTTACACTCCAAGGTTCGCATCCTAAAATTTTAGAAATCTCTTTAATATATTCATTTAGGTAGAAATTATCAATCACTGTGTGAGATATAACAAATCCTTTTACTTTTCTGTTTTTGACATGAGTCTTTATATTTTTCAAACTTTTTTGCAGTGCTTTGCTAAAACTGAATGCTGCTCCTGTAACATGGGCTTTTCCATCTTTTATTCCAATAATAGGGCGTAACCCAATACCTTTAATAAAGTTTCCAGCTATAGATCCTAAACGTCCACTCTCTATAAGATGATCAATAGATCGGAAATTAATATATGCTTGGGTATTTTGAATGTAATTTTGAGCATTTTTTAATACTTCAGCATGGCTTAGGCCTTTATTAATATCTTCTGAGACCGAATAAGCAATTACTCCAGCAGATGCTGAAAGATGTCGGCTGTCAATAATATCAATAGGTAGTTGCTTTTTCAATTTTGCCAGCTTAATCCCTTGTACGGCGCTATTATAAGTTCCACTCACTCCTTGACTCATCGATAATACAATAATTGAATCATAATAGTGAGATAAATAATTGTATATATCTGCAAATGCTTTAGGTGAAGGTTGAGAAGAGCGTCCTTTTTCTCCTGTTTCTTGTACTCGTTTAGTGTATTGATAAAGATCCAAGGATCGATTATCATGATATACGCCTTCCGGTAGCTCTATGGTA
Encoded here:
- a CDS encoding MG2 domain-containing protein; amino-acid sequence: MKKKIFSFFYLYYKYIILFFSLNISLLTIYVGYKHFTQKEDWDKILLNYGTREITFQFDQDIINPSSYEQAIETWQTKLGLDFEPPLSGSIRTINNKSFIYTLHTPIPPNKSVKIISSNIAASIHDKSINLKINGHSVNELPYTLPAKQFQILYAQRIKKDLKSPLTLSINMPIDLKKLKKSLVILDNSQKIPYRLHYQETTNFIPGNNSISTDFQKIVVTIKHLKPNTRYTIIHSNNGLVSFQDEFSTYSLPTWKGISSDPFEIYQDFTIEKEIWLQSSNPLKETQNKNSLLQIVPLVPEVDYTISNSNILITGSFQANTSYTITFIPKNIKDIYNQKLTDIFTTNLFIKHADPGIKYPLGIILLNKKNPIIPIETINISNLTVKFQVIRSDYYIARTLQNNEVAVPIQTTNIILDTVPDKMQKFNFDLNTITNNQSGLIQISFHNAELKESPPVLKVILSSSLLTAYTSFNNLVFYARDIETQAPLADMTIMIYDKERGSYQDLGRTGSDGLLRVPKPNLSLALLEEPLFIGILNNDITFAGYGSTFKDSFTQPYYYSAQVFDGDIAYPLTIKNMIFTDKSSYNAGESVNIHAIARDYDNGILSTKSSFFKSNITITILDPEDKELTNITKKWTEFGSFNVSYPLENTAPIGNYRVIAKSRAKQPPFYSETYFKVDTAEPTPIDLSIQLNTNIYYYGDLLNFSITTSDFLNSPIDMPISYEASMNTAPYFSSIYPDYTFNEYDFPSKTEILIKQKKNSRNNIVFSKKLKQFRSNNGYLTITVIAHPTNMPAITNTTNDIPILLPLQLGLKPQYYNLPVLQTNTFYMLALNTVNQQLASNIKAKFYIEYYAYNDDKQNILQKIFFFFKRKIIYNKKIKLGNDKIEFIPTKPGRYVAHLQAKYKKNNIHSSVNFEVYNQEEINDITSKKLTMHLDKPKYNSGEKAILSVINPYSKSRLLLFLERKNTIETRSIESTNSLISTEIPLTIDDEPNIIISALLISLEPKNVDPLYSGRLSLAINPRHQELLINIGTEKPKYTPGEKVRLELDAINYANIRVNGEAVVIVRDRSIPNFNIIPNPVDIFYNPKPFSCSLWDSGFLQNNPQPIMRPLRLADNMASTAGYIRSDIKYTAFYQGNVKLYHNKKTIVEFNLPDNITSFDITILGYDQNSLFGKTNIIISVSRSMTSDLLASKFVRIGDQPIWGTIVKNKTAEILDTEVNLENPYTNYSTNLTLLPQSQQSVLIQTLIKSNQSQTWTVQASNSKYQDGFTKEIPIIIENPWETASYSGIISNSNSIHIALDTNNLLKQQLAIQISPSPLLTIKPLITKIITNKSLYLSDIIQRIFLISSNEQLLNSLGLTDLLPTELRNIVNNDIKNLNNYIVSNKINMIPVSMFLPVPEYTILRTYHTLLHAQKSGYNIDPHLLEHFKIAADQYAQKKFSPNLSPYLQTVYQLYAWKLQTLDKSLSKDNFSLLVNNIRIDNAQIHALILDIMNILGFPSEQIKEQIEKINNEKIESVSSIIFSTNSFENNNIANTMINQTSSQYNALKIINGIDTNKINSINSYLLYAHRFGNYKQESSNYKVSLNKKPIIFQKNSAIIQLDNKNSTVCLDFENSGIPYFYSINYQRIPLKSKNFVNQGFNIEKTIYDDNKKVTNNILKIGKTYTIIIDVIPNIVKDQYIYIIDPLYATLHATSSQNQSASLYSTSIQNTAVHLSARIRNQNKIQLKYLVTPTIAGTWVAPAIQVFDKENPEMFSYKSQPPISIE